A window of SAR324 cluster bacterium genomic DNA:
GATTCTGTTGCAGACAATTCGCATTTTCAGGTTCAGAAGTGGGGTGTTCACCTCGAATCAGTAGCTCTGTATCATTCAATTCGACATGTAGGGATTCCTCCATCACGCCTGGCACATCAAGACTCAGGAACAATTCATCATCACGCTGATGTAGATCGTAGATGGCGTTTTCACTCAACTCAGTTTGGTCTGTTCCGTCTATTTTGAAGGAACGGCTCTGAAGTTTGCTCAACATCTCTTCTTGTTCTTCCTGTCGTTTGAGCAACTGTTCGAGTTCTGTATCAGACATGCTGGCTATGGATCGAAGTGAGGTGAAAAAATCGTTGCGTTAAATAGATAAGTTAGCAAAATGGGTTTGCAATCGCAAATGTACAGACTTCCTCGTATTCGCAACTTTTTGTTTCTAAAATTCCCATGATCGATACTTCGAGTTGGCTTCATTTTCAGCAGCATTTCTTTTCAATCCCAGGCACAGGATTGAGCTTAGACACTTCTCAAATGGGAGTGCCTACTTTTTTCTGGGAAGAGCAATCCGATCCGCTTCAACAATCTTTACAGCACATGAACGAACTGGAAGCTGGGGCTATTGCCAATCCGGATGAGCAGAGACAGGTCGGTCATTACTGGTTACGTACTCCAGAGCTTGCGCCAACCCCCGAGCTACGTCAGGCCATTGAACAGACCCTCCAGCAAGTTCAGTATATTGCAAACCAAGTACTGTCTGGAAAATGGACCAACGAGCAGGGTCAGCATTTTCGACATGGGCTCGTGATTGGGATTGGTGGTTCGGCACTGGGGCCTCAATTTATTGACCGTGCATTGGCACAGCAGGGACAAGGCTTGAAACTCTACTATCTAGATAACACAGACCCAGATGGCTTTGAGCAGGTCTTTGCAGAGTTGAGAGAGGAACTGTCGCAGACACTGTGCCTGGTTATCTCCAAATCTGGTGGTACCCAGGAAACCCGTAATGCGATGCTGGTCACTCAACATGTATTTCGAGAAGCAGGGTTGTCATTTGGGAAGCAGGCAATTGCCATCACCAGCACTGGAAGCAAGCTGGATAAACTGGCAATACAAGAAGGCTGGCGTGCACGGCTACCAATGTGGGATTGGGTGGGTGGGCGGACTTCAGTCTTTTCAGCAGTGGGACTCCTACCCGCAGCCTTGCAGGGCATTGCTCTGAAAGAGTTGCTGATGGGAGCCCGGCTGATGGACCAGCACGGACGGGAAAAAGAAATCTCCCACAATCCTGCAGCCCAGTTAGCCTTGAACTGGTGGTACGCAGGCAATGGTCGTGGTGAAAAGGCTATGGTGGTGCTGCCCTACAAGGATCGGCTGTCCTTGTTCAGCAATTACCTACAGCAATTAGTGATGGAATCCCTAGGAAAAGAGTGTGATCTGGAAGGGCGCATTGTTCGTCAAGGTTTGACTGTTTACGGCAACAAGGGTTCTACAGATCAGCACGCTTATGTCCAACAACTTCGGGAAGGACGGAATGATTTCTTTGCCCAATTTCTGGAAGTGCTGAAAGATCAGGAAGGACCTGCTGTAGAGGTTGATCCGGGTGCCACCTCAGGAGACTATCTATTGGGTTTCCTGTTAGGAACGCGGCAGGCTTTACGAGAGAAACAGCGTCAATCAATGACATTGACCCTGGATTCGATAACACCACGTAGCATTGGGGCCATGATAGCTCTTTTTGAACGAGCAGTGGGGATGTATGCGCATCTGGTGGGCATTAACGCCTATCATCAACCTGGAGTGGAAGCTGGGAAAAAAGCTGCTGGAGCTGTGCTACAGTTGCAAGGTCGTCTGATCAGTGTGCTGAACGATCAGCCAATTCGTTCCTGGACGGTAGATGAACTCTCCCAGCATCTTCAAGTGGGAGAACAGCAGGTAACACTCTTCAAGGTACTGGAACACTTGGCAGCGAATGGACGTGTGGATCGTCATCAGGTGGAACCCTCTTTCTCCAATCGCTACCAAGCGAAACGTGCTTAGTTTGTCAAACTGAGATCAACTCCTCTGGAAATCAATTTCGCGATTCAAAATCGATTCTTGGATCAATTACGGTGTAGAGTACATCGCTGATCAGGTTGACGACCAGGCCGAGCAGAGTGAAAATATAAAGAGTGCCAAACATCACTGGATAGTCACGCTGCAGGGTGGCTTCAAAGCCCAGTAGACCCAACCCGTCCAGTGAGAAGATGACCTCGATCAACAGGGATCCTGTGAAGAACATGCTGATGAAGGCTGCGGGGAAGCCAGAGATGATGATCAGCATTGCATTCCGGAAGACATGGCCATAGAGCACACGTCGCTCCGGTAGTCCCTTCGCTCGGGCGGTCACCACGTACTGTTTGCCAATTTCATCCAGAAAGGAGTTTTTGGTCAGCATCGTCAGTGTGGCGAAACTACCAATCAGGATGGCGATTAGGGGTAGAGCCAGGTGCCAGAAGTAGTCGAGGATTTGTCCGAACAGGCTCATGTCAGCAAAGCCATCAGAGGTCAGTCCACGTAAGGGAAACCAATTCAGATAGTTGCCACCAGCGAAGAAGATGATCAAAATGATGGCGAAAAGAAAGACAGGAATAGCGTTGCCGATGATGATCACTGTGGAGGTCCAGATATCGAAACGAGAGCCATGGCGCACTGCCTTGCTAATGCCCAGTGGAATGCAGACG
This region includes:
- a CDS encoding glucose-6-phosphate isomerase translates to MIDTSSWLHFQQHFFSIPGTGLSLDTSQMGVPTFFWEEQSDPLQQSLQHMNELEAGAIANPDEQRQVGHYWLRTPELAPTPELRQAIEQTLQQVQYIANQVLSGKWTNEQGQHFRHGLVIGIGGSALGPQFIDRALAQQGQGLKLYYLDNTDPDGFEQVFAELREELSQTLCLVISKSGGTQETRNAMLVTQHVFREAGLSFGKQAIAITSTGSKLDKLAIQEGWRARLPMWDWVGGRTSVFSAVGLLPAALQGIALKELLMGARLMDQHGREKEISHNPAAQLALNWWYAGNGRGEKAMVVLPYKDRLSLFSNYLQQLVMESLGKECDLEGRIVRQGLTVYGNKGSTDQHAYVQQLREGRNDFFAQFLEVLKDQEGPAVEVDPGATSGDYLLGFLLGTRQALREKQRQSMTLTLDSITPRSIGAMIALFERAVGMYAHLVGINAYHQPGVEAGKKAAGAVLQLQGRLISVLNDQPIRSWTVDELSQHLQVGEQQVTLFKVLEHLAANGRVDRHQVEPSFSNRYQAKRA
- a CDS encoding microcin C ABC transporter permease YejB yields the protein MTAYILRRLLLIIPTLIGIMTINFVIVQVAPGGPVDQFIARMQGHGGMDVTSRITNTSSEMQDSTSTSDQAGRTRGAQGIDSELLREIERLYGFDKPAHERYLQMLVNYAVFDFGESFYRDRTVLELIWEKLPVSASLGIWSTLLVYLVCIPLGISKAVRHGSRFDIWTSTVIIIGNAIPVFLFAIILIIFFAGGNYLNWFPLRGLTSDGFADMSLFGQILDYFWHLALPLIAILIGSFATLTMLTKNSFLDEIGKQYVVTARAKGLPERRVLYGHVFRNAMLIIISGFPAAFISMFFTGSLLIEVIFSLDGLGLLGFEATLQRDYPVMFGTLYIFTLLGLVVNLISDVLYTVIDPRIDFESRN
- a CDS encoding Hsp20/alpha crystallin family protein, whose translation is MSDTELEQLLKRQEEQEEMLSKLQSRSFKIDGTDQTELSENAIYDLHQRDDELFLSLDVPGVMEESLHVELNDTELLIRGEHPTSEPENANCLQQNRPRGPFEYRFLLPGAASQIESYQDLGVLYLRIQLKSSE